The Azospirillum sp. TSA2s region GCGACCAGATGTGGTTCCTCGGCATTTTCCTCGTGAAGATCGCGGTCGGCGCTGCTGTCTTCAGCATCAAGCCGTGGCTCGGCATTGCTTTCCTGGCTGCTTATGCCATGTACATTTGGAAGGAAGTACGCCGCGAGGACGATGGCTGCGAGGACGTCGAACTTGAACCTCTCAAGATCCGTCCTGGAGAGGCTGATCCTGCTTTGGGTTGGGCCTTGGTGCAGACCGGTGTTGCACTTCTGGTGATCTTCGTAGCTTCCCAATTGTTCGTCGCGCAGATCAGTGACATCGCCCCGGCGCTCGGGTTGCCGCCGCAGGTCACGGCTCTGCTGCTCAGCCCATTGGCGACAGAACTGCCGGAAACGATGAACGCCATCATTTGGGTCCGTCAAGGCAAGGAGCGGTTGGCGCTCGCCAACATCTCCGGCGCGATGATGATCCAGGCCACCGTGCCGACTGCGTTCGGCCTTTTCTTCACGCCTTGGATGCTGGATACGCCGCTGTTCCTCGCTGCGGGCTTTACGGCTGTGGCTGTGGCATCGCTGATGATGGCGTTCCGCTCTGGAATGGTTTCCAGCGAAAAGTTGACCCGGGTCGGTTGGCTGTATTTGGCATTTGCAGGGATGCTGGCATTCGCCCGCTGATCGCGGAGGGCGCTCGTTCAGGCGGGCGAGCGTCCGACAGGTGCCAAGGTCCCGCCATCTCGTATCTCCCCTGACAGAACACCTCCGACAAGCGTCACCGGAGAAATGTTGCTGAGGGCTGCGAAATGCTGGACATGTCTATGCCTTCGCTTGCCGCTGCACGACGCACGACAGCCCCACCAGCGCGATCAACGAGACTGCGGCTCCGACTAGGAACGTTGCATCCGGACCCACAACGGTCCACAACACCCCGGCCACAGTGCTGGCGATCAACAGAGCAAGGCCGGTCATGAGGTTGTAGAGGCCGAACCCTGTTCCCCGCAGGTCTGCGGGCGTGGCATCGGCGACGAAGACCGCAAGCAGCCCTTGAGTGGAGCCCATGTGAAGCCCCCACAACGCCGCCCCGGCCAGGACAACCCACGCGCTTCCAGCGGCCGCGAGAACCAAGTCCGCGAGAACAAGAAAACCAACCCCCAGAGCCAATAGGCGGCGCCGGTTCATCCGGTCGGCCAAACGCCCCAGGGGATATGCGGAAACCGCGTAGACGACGTTCATAACGATGAGCACCAGCGGCGCGTAAGCGTTCTCCATGCCGACGCTCTGGGCGCGCAGCAGCAGGAAGGCCTCGCTGAAGCGCGCCAGTGTCAGCACTGATGCCAATGCCACCACGCTCCAGAACGTTGCATCCAACCGTCGCAGCTGGCTGCGCTGAATCGGAAAGCGGCGCGGTTCAGTGGAGGGTTGCGTGTCGGGCTCACGCACGCCGAACAGGATCACCGCGACGGCCACGAACGCCGGGAGGACGGCAATCCAGAACACTAGGCGGAAGTCATCGCCGCTCAGGACCATCAGCAGCATGGCGATCGCTGGTCCGGCGAAAGCCCCTACCGTGTCCATCGACTGCCGCAGGCCAAAGGCGGCGCCGCGCAGGTCAGGCGGCGTCACCTCGGCAACCAGCGCGTCGCGCGGCGCCCCGCGCACACCTTTGCCGATCCGGTCGAGGAAGCGGGCGAGCAGGACCGAGGCCAGCGTGTCGGCGAGCGGAAAGACCGGCTTTGTCAGGGCGGCCATGCCGTAGCCCAGCAGCAGCAACGGCTTGCGTCGCCCCATCCAGTCGCTGACCACCCCGGAGAAGATCTTGGTGATGGCGGCGGTGGCTTCGGCAATGCCCTCGATGAAGCCAACAGACAGTGCACTGGCTCCCAGGACAGAGACTAGGAACACCGGCAGCAGGCTGTGGATCATCTCCGAGGAGACATCCATGAACAGGCTGACGAACCCAAGTGCGACCACACTACTGGGGATGGAGCGGAGTGACACGGTTTATTAGTTCCCCACAACCCGTTCAACGATCACCAGCGGACCCACAAGTAGTGATTACAGATCCTCCTGACGGCGATCATGCCGCGTGACGATGAGGGTGATGGTCATGGCCGGAGCCGGTGTGGCTATCTCCGCATTGCGCCAACTCCACTGTGACATGGCTGAGGCCGTGCAGGTGAGCCAACCGTGCCTTGTACGCGGCTACCGGCTTCGGGTGATCGGACACGACGGCAATGATGGCCGCCATATGGCCTGGACCGACGCGCCAGAGGTGCAGGTCGGTGACGCGGTCGCCATTGGTCTCCAGGGTGGTGCGGACAGCCGTTGCCAGTTTCGGGTCCGGCACCGTGTCAAGAAGCACCGCGCCAGCGTCGCGGATAAGGCCATAAGCCCAGCTGAGGATGACGGCGGTGCCAACCAGACCGACGATTGGGTCCATCCAAGTCCAGCCGAATAAACCAGCCGCCAGAAGCCCAAGGATGGCGAGGACGGACGTCGCGGCGTCGGCTAGGACGTGGATGTAGGCCGACCGCATGTTCAGGTCGTGGGCGTGGTGACCGCCATGCCCATGCGCTTGCCCGTGGGAATGGTGGTCCTCATGATCCTCATGGTCGTCATGATGGTGATCATGATGGTCATGGTGTTGGTGGGCGCCGTGGTCGTGATGATGCCCATGCCCGTGGTGATGGTGCTCGCCGCCCAGCAGCCAGGCGCTGCCAAGATTGACCGCAAGGCCCAGGACGGCGATGACGATGGCCTCGCCGTAGGCAATGGGCACCGGGTTGACGAGGCGCTCGACGCTCTCATAGCCGATCAGCAGGGCGATCATTGCCAGGATGATAGCGGACGCAAAGGCGGCCAATTCACCGAGCTTGCCGGTGCCGAAGGCGAAGCGCTCGTTGCGGAGGTGACGCCGGGCGTAGACGTAGGCAAGCGCAGAAATGCTGAGCGCTGCCGCGTGGGTCGACATGTGCCAGCCGTCAGCGACCAGGGCCAGTGAGCCGAACATCGTGCCGCCGACGATTTCGCCGACCATCATGACCAAGGTCAGCGCGACCACGATCCAGATGCGCCGCTCGTTACGGTCGTGATGCTCGCCGAGGAAATCATGCTGGTGCGTCCACGGGGCGATGGAGTGGGAGTGCATGTGGCTGGTCCTAATGAAGCAGGGAAGGACGGGTCCAGAGTTCCACTGTCAGTCTGGCCTCATCTTCCGGAACGTCAGGGTGGTGGAACTGGAATATTGCCAACCCCACGTCGCGGGCATGAGCGTTCGGTTCTCCGCGCCTTACCAACTCGGCGAAGGCGCGTTCAACAGCGGCACGACAGCACATTGGGCGGCCTCCTAGAGATACTTGGCAAGCTCACGAAGCTTGGAAAGACGGTCGCGGTCCTCACGGGGAATTGGACCAACGATCTCTTCGAGATGATGGTCGATATGGTCGAGGATCAGGACGCTTTTCGCCTTCTCCAGAGCTTTGATGACGGCCTGCAGCTGTTGGGCGATGTCGATGCCGTCCCGCCCCTCCTCGATCATACGAGTGATGGTGGCGAGATGGCCTTCGGCCCGGCGCAGGCGGTTCTTCAGATCGGGGTTGTTAGCATGGCTCATGGCGTTGTCCTATCCCCCTGGAGGGGATAAGTCAACCGTGTGTTATTTAGGGCCCGGGGAGCAGCAGAGCAGGAAATCAACGTAGGGCCAATCAGGAATCGAAGGCAGTAGCCTTGGGGGTCTGAAGGGCAAACGCCCGGTACAGCGTTGATGCGTGGACATTGAGAATTCGCGCTGCTTCGCGGGGAGATCGCCCTTCATCGACCAAGCGCCGAGCGAGAGCTATCTGGTCAGCGGTCAACTTCGGCGGCCGGCCAAACCGTACGCCACGAGCTCTGGCCGCCGCACGGCCTATGCCGGTCCGCTCGGCGATCAGGGAGCGCTCGAACTCGGCGATGCCAGCGAACACGGTCAGGACCATGCGGCCGGCCGGTGAAGTGGTGTCGGCCCATGGCTCCGCAAGCGACCGGAGACCCGCGCCAGCCCCCTGGAGCTGCTCCGCAATATCGAGAAGATCACGGGTTGACCGGGCCAGCCTGTCGAGGCGCGTGACCGTCACAACGTCGTCGGACCGGAGCTGGTCGATCAGCCGGGCAAGCTGTGGCCGGTCGCGTTTTGCCCCGGAAACCTTCTCCTCATAAATCCGCCGACAGCCGGCCGCCTGTAGGGACGCCCGCTGCTGCGAAAGATCCTGGTCGTCCGTGGAGACGCGCGCATAGCCGATGAGCATGGGGCATCCTTCGCAAAAGTCATCGCAAAATTCTTTTCTTTTGCGATCGACTTTTGCAACATCAAAATTCCTCAGGATTCGGTTCGGTGCCTGGGTGTCGCGGAACTCAGGAGTTTCGCGAGGCGAGCAACCGTTGCGGTTTCGCCATGCGGTCAATATTCCCGGATCGTTCAAAGATACCGAGCGTTCAAGCCGCTGGAGAGGGTGGCGGCAGCGCGCATGCGGAGCTGTTGGCGCCTTCAGCGCCATCGTCGATCTCGATATGGCCCTCACATGCATCGCTGCAGCTGAACCCGTCTTCTGGCCCCATGCATAGAGGGGCGGATGTTCCTCGTGAAGTGATATCGGGAAAGTTGAAGGAGCTGTTCATTCCATCCGCCTCGGGAGGTGCCCAGGTTACAAATCCGTATAGAATCAGTGACCGCCCATTAAGACGACTTCGACTATCTTGTTTGACCGGCTGAGAGGATCAGAGACGGACATTTCGAGGAGGGATCGGGGGGCTGCGCCAATGAAAATATTGATCATTGAAGACGATCCGGAAACGGCGGGCTATCTCCAGACCGGTCTGCGA contains the following coding sequences:
- a CDS encoding sodium:calcium antiporter produces the protein MLLTIILLLASAALIYAACETFVNGIEWVGRKLRLSQTSTGTVLAALGTALPESVVTLVAVAFGDGAAHKDIGIGAALGGPLALSTLAYAVVGMSLFVNRRRIGRANTLVQVDGLRLSRDQMWFLGIFLVKIAVGAAVFSIKPWLGIAFLAAYAMYIWKEVRREDDGCEDVELEPLKIRPGEADPALGWALVQTGVALLVIFVASQLFVAQISDIAPALGLPPQVTALLLSPLATELPETMNAIIWVRQGKERLALANISGAMMIQATVPTAFGLFFTPWMLDTPLFLAAGFTAVAVASLMMAFRSGMVSSEKLTRVGWLYLAFAGMLAFAR
- a CDS encoding recombinase family protein; this encodes MLIGYARVSTDDQDLSQQRASLQAAGCRRIYEEKVSGAKRDRPQLARLIDQLRSDDVVTVTRLDRLARSTRDLLDIAEQLQGAGAGLRSLAEPWADTTSPAGRMVLTVFAGIAEFERSLIAERTGIGRAAARARGVRFGRPPKLTADQIALARRLVDEGRSPREAARILNVHASTLYRAFALQTPKATAFDS
- a CDS encoding MFS transporter; the encoded protein is MDVSSEMIHSLLPVFLVSVLGASALSVGFIEGIAEATAAITKIFSGVVSDWMGRRKPLLLLGYGMAALTKPVFPLADTLASVLLARFLDRIGKGVRGAPRDALVAEVTPPDLRGAAFGLRQSMDTVGAFAGPAIAMLLMVLSGDDFRLVFWIAVLPAFVAVAVILFGVREPDTQPSTEPRRFPIQRSQLRRLDATFWSVVALASVLTLARFSEAFLLLRAQSVGMENAYAPLVLIVMNVVYAVSAYPLGRLADRMNRRRLLALGVGFLVLADLVLAAAGSAWVVLAGAALWGLHMGSTQGLLAVFVADATPADLRGTGFGLYNLMTGLALLIASTVAGVLWTVVGPDATFLVGAAVSLIALVGLSCVVQRQAKA
- the dmeF gene encoding CDF family Co(II)/Ni(II) efflux transporter DmeF, translating into MHSHSIAPWTHQHDFLGEHHDRNERRIWIVVALTLVMMVGEIVGGTMFGSLALVADGWHMSTHAAALSISALAYVYARRHLRNERFAFGTGKLGELAAFASAIILAMIALLIGYESVERLVNPVPIAYGEAIVIAVLGLAVNLGSAWLLGGEHHHHGHGHHHDHGAHQHHDHHDHHHDDHEDHEDHHSHGQAHGHGGHHAHDLNMRSAYIHVLADAATSVLAILGLLAAGLFGWTWMDPIVGLVGTAVILSWAYGLIRDAGAVLLDTVPDPKLATAVRTTLETNGDRVTDLHLWRVGPGHMAAIIAVVSDHPKPVAAYKARLAHLHGLSHVTVELAQCGDSHTGSGHDHHPHRHAA
- a CDS encoding metal-sensing transcriptional repressor, whose product is MSHANNPDLKNRLRRAEGHLATITRMIEEGRDGIDIAQQLQAVIKALEKAKSVLILDHIDHHLEEIVGPIPREDRDRLSKLRELAKYL